A window of the Brassica napus cultivar Da-Ae chromosome C5, Da-Ae, whole genome shotgun sequence genome harbors these coding sequences:
- the LOC106397104 gene encoding uncharacterized protein LOC106397104: MIETEAVERKRSRGGFLTLFDWSGKSRKKLLSSTTTTTSGPSEAPKQEKQNAQNLSKSSPPSIELEETGKSVTYSPRRDSSCSTSTVTSDDRQGSRAPSVVARLMGLESLPVANSLEQPRSNPDFDPFFLSSSRKASTWDAYESLGYVNLRSHYDGISWDHLDSRTNNNESHRLPINRFQTETLPPKSAKPISVTHNRLLSPIRSPGFVQSRNPAQVMEAASRMIEPSPRIAAAKARFSSSEASSSSIPMRIRELREKLEASQKKQTPQISNGTRNNKCLRGKNETSSLKTQETNKLLGKTSKVKPPSVSAAHTKANNIHKQESSTPSSSSNKAQKEKVQTKNRIVKKDPKESSANSTGKALAKQNNQKQNQPAVTSVSKQKSSKVMNKVVNKVLVETGTSSKKPGPKKNPPRNKKPANGVQEPGVISEKLIKRGEKLKKCNISVESDRKKDMDVISFTFSSPIKGISSTKRTTDQERESALSLSAINGDSLNILLEQKLRELTSKIESSSSGLTQEGESSGSISKDWVNGTISLPSDDLDKVSSENESVSDCTSFYNNRKFQAEEQEVNSFGTEAEDLQISNSHNEIEETELSESVALAEAEEEGHHDWELEYITEIISSNQLMVKEISLGMATDILPWSLFDELESKRDPRGNLERKTLFEFVNEWLTVRCEKTFMGSCRGLFLFGRKEVLAEEMKREIERLKKMREMMMVDELVDSEMSSFEGRWLDYKREAYEEGSEIEEEILSDLVDELVNDLLLCF, from the exons ccaccacctctgGACCCTCCG AAGCACCAAagcaagagaaacaaaatgCTCAAAACCTCTCAAAGTCATCACCCCCCTCT atTGAGCTTGAGGAGACAGGAAAGAGTGTAACTTACAGTCCTAGAAGGGACTCTAGCTGCTCAACATCCACTGTCACTAGCGATGATAGACAAGGGTCCAGAGCCCCGAGTGTGGTCGCCAGGCTCATGGGTTTGGAGTCTCTACCTGTGGCAAACTCCCTGGAACAACCTCGGTCTAATCCTGATTTTGATCCCTTCTTCCTCAGTTCCTCACGCAAGGCAAGCACATGGGATGCGTACGAGAGTTTGGGCTATGTGAATCTCCGCAGTCACTATGATGGCATTTCTTGGGATCATTTGGATTCAAGAACGAATAACAACGAGTCTCACCGGTTACCTATTAACCGCTTTCAAACCGAGACGTTGCCTCCAAAGTCGGCTAAACCAATCTCCGTCACTCACAACAGGCTCTTGTCGCCTATCCGGAGTCCTGGTTTTGTTCAGTCTAGGAACCCTGCTCAAGTTATGGAAGCAGCTTCGAGAATGATCGAGCCAAGTCCTCGGATAGCTGCTGCTAAAGCACGTTTTTCATCGTCTGAGGCTTCCTCTTCATCGATTCCAATGAGAATCAGAGAGTTGAGAGAGAAGCTAGAGGCTTCACAGAAAAAACAAACTCCACAAATCTCCAATGGTACCCGCAACAATAAGTGTTTAAGAGGGAAGAATGAAACATCATCACTCAAGACACAGGAGACGAATAAGTTATTGGGCAAAACCAGTAAAGTGAAGCCGCCTTCTGTATCTGCTGCACACACAAAGGCTAATAATATTCACAAGCAAGAGAGCTCAACGCCCTCAAGTAGCAGCAACAAAGCTCAAAAGGAGAAGGTACAAACCAAGAACCGCATAGTTAAAAAAGATCCAAAAGAATCTTCTGCTAACAGCACTGGGAAAGCTCTGGCTAAGCAGAATAACCAGAAACAGAACCAACCCGCTGTGACGTCTGTTTCAAAACAGAAAAGCAGCAAAGTGATGAACAAAGTTGTAAACAAGGTGTTGGTGGAAACCGGAACTTCATCTAAGAAGCCTGGTCCTAAGAAGAATCCTCCTCGCAACAAAAAACCGGCAAATGGGGTGCAAGAGCCTGGAGTGATCAGTGAGAAACTGATCAAAAGGGGTGAAAAGTTGAAGAAATGTAACATCAGTGTTGAAAGTGATAGAAAGAAGGACATGGATGTGATCTCGTTCACTTTCTCATCCCCCATCAAGGGCATATCATCTACTAAAAGGACCACCGATCAAGAAAGAGAATCTGCACTTAGTTTGAGTGCAATCAACGGTGATTCTCTAAATATATTATTGGAACAGAAGCTTAGGGAGCTAACCTCTAAGATTGAGTCATCTAGCAGTGGCCTAACACAAGAGGGAGAGTCTTCAGGCTCCATTTCAAAGGATTGGGTGAATGGGACCATATCTTTGCCGTCTGATGATCTTGATAAAGTTTCATCAGAGAATGAATCTGTCTCTGACTGTACTTCTTTCTACAATAACCGAAAATTTCAG GCAGAAGAGCAGGAAGTAAACAGCTTTGGAACAGAAGCTGAGGATCTCCAAATCTCAAATTCACACaatgagattgaagaaacaGAACTCTCAGAATCAGTAGCTTtagcagaagctgaagaagaaggCCATCATGACTGGGAGCTAGAGTACATAACCGAGATCATATCCTCTAACCAACTGATGGTGAAAGAAATCTCCTTGGGCATGGCTACTGATATATTACCTTGGAGCCTCTTCGATGAACTCGAATCCAAGAGAGATCCACGTGGAAACCTGGAGAGGAAAACGCTGTTTGAGTTTGTGAACGAGTGGTTAACAGTTAGATGCGAGAAGACGTTCATGGGAAGCTGCAgaggattgtttttgtttggaagGAAAGAGGTTTTAGCTGAGGAAATGAAGAGGGAGATTGAGaggttgaagaagatgagagagatgATGATGGTGGATGAGCTCGTTGACAGTGAGATGAGTAGCTTTGAAGGGAGATGGCTTGATTACAAGAGAGAGGCGTATGAAGAAGGgagtgagattgaagaagaGATTTTGTCTGATTTAGTTGATGAGTTAGTTAATGatcttctcttgtgtttctAA